A single region of the Streptomyces caelestis genome encodes:
- the frc gene encoding formyl-CoA transferase — translation MTTKALEGIRVLDMTHVQSGPSATQLLAWLGADVVKVEAPGGDITRGQLRDVPDVDSLYFTMLNCNKRSVTLNTKTERGKEILTALIERSDVLVENFAPGAVDRMGFTWERIRQINPRIVYASIKGFGEGPYTGFKAYEVVAQAMGGSMATTGFQDGPPMATGAQIGDSGTGVHAVAGILAALFQRERTGRGQRVNVAMQHAVLNLCRVKLRDQQRLAHGPLAEYPNDDFTDEVPRSGNASGGGQPGWAVRCAPGGPNDYVYVIVQPVGWPPLTALIGRPELAADPEWATPEARLPKLAKMFQLIEEWTSTLPKWEVLERLNSHNIPCGPILSTREIIEDRSLADNEMIVEVDHPERGTFTTVGNPLKLSDSPVHITTPPLLGQHTEEILIGELGLGHEELRLLRSSGVI, via the coding sequence GTGACGACGAAGGCGCTCGAAGGCATTCGTGTGCTGGATATGACGCATGTGCAGTCGGGTCCGTCGGCGACGCAGTTGCTGGCGTGGCTGGGGGCGGATGTGGTGAAGGTGGAGGCTCCGGGCGGGGACATCACGCGCGGGCAGTTGCGGGATGTGCCTGATGTGGACTCGCTGTACTTCACGATGCTCAACTGCAACAAGCGCAGTGTCACGCTGAACACCAAGACCGAGCGGGGCAAGGAGATCCTGACCGCGTTGATCGAGCGGTCGGATGTGCTGGTGGAGAACTTCGCGCCGGGTGCGGTGGACCGGATGGGTTTCACCTGGGAGCGGATCAGGCAGATCAACCCGCGGATCGTGTACGCCTCCATCAAGGGTTTCGGTGAAGGCCCGTACACCGGTTTCAAGGCGTACGAGGTGGTGGCGCAGGCGATGGGCGGGTCGATGGCGACCACCGGGTTCCAGGACGGGCCGCCGATGGCGACCGGCGCGCAGATCGGTGACTCCGGCACCGGCGTCCACGCCGTCGCCGGGATCCTCGCCGCTCTCTTCCAGCGGGAGCGCACCGGGCGCGGCCAGCGGGTGAACGTGGCCATGCAGCACGCGGTGCTCAACCTGTGCCGGGTCAAGCTGCGCGACCAGCAGCGCCTGGCCCACGGCCCGCTGGCGGAATACCCCAACGACGACTTCACCGACGAGGTCCCGCGTTCGGGCAACGCCTCCGGCGGCGGCCAGCCCGGCTGGGCGGTCCGGTGCGCGCCGGGCGGGCCCAACGACTACGTCTACGTCATCGTCCAGCCCGTCGGCTGGCCCCCGCTCACCGCTCTCATCGGCCGGCCCGAACTCGCCGCGGACCCCGAGTGGGCCACCCCCGAAGCCCGGCTGCCCAAACTCGCCAAAATGTTCCAGCTGATCGAGGAATGGACCTCCACCCTGCCCAAATGGGAGGTCCTCGAACGACTCAACAGCCACAACATCCCCTGCGGACCCATCCTGTCCACCCGCGAAATCATCGAAGACCGCTCCCTCGCGGACAACGAGATGATCGTCGAGGTCGACCACCCCGAACGCGGCACCTTCACCACCGTGGGCAACCCGCTGAAACTCTCCGACTCCCCCGTGCACATCACCACCCCACCCCTCCTCGGCCAGCACACCGAAGAAATCCTCATCGGCGAACTCGGCCTCGGCCACGAAGAGTTACGCCTGCTCAGGTCGAGCGGGGTGATCTGA
- a CDS encoding aldehyde dehydrogenase family protein, with amino-acid sequence MTTTLGSTQLVVKSGTTWEDAWRGCLAVAPEAFQDDRVLNLWNSAWQADGRALPATSPVDGSPIAGPPRLDGVTVQQAVRASLDQHRAWRHVPLDERRARVAATLDALTQHRELLALLLVWEIGKPWRLAQADVDRAIDGVRWYVDGIEPMVEGRAPLDGPVSNIASWNYPMSVLVHALLVQALAGNAVIAKTPTDGGVACLTLACALAAREGIPVTLVSGSGGELSEALVRAPEIGCVSFVGGRDTGAAVATAVVDLGKRHVLEQEGLNTWGIWNYTDWDALTAVVPKLFDYGKQRCTAYPRFVVQRELFDEFLAAYLPAVRTLRVGHPLAVEHPDAPYPALDFGPVINAAKAKDLRDQVAEAIARGAVPVHRASVADARFLPGQDTSAYVQPVTLLNPPPSSPLHHAEPFGPVDTIVLVDTEAELLAAMNASNGALVATLSTDDRATFDRLAPQIRAFKVGHGKPRSRGDREELFGGFGASWRGAFVGGELLVRAVTQGPAGERLPGNFPEYQLMP; translated from the coding sequence ATGACCACCACCCTCGGCTCCACCCAGCTCGTGGTGAAGTCCGGCACGACCTGGGAAGACGCCTGGCGAGGCTGCCTCGCGGTCGCCCCAGAGGCGTTTCAGGACGACCGCGTCCTCAACCTCTGGAACTCCGCCTGGCAGGCGGACGGCCGGGCACTGCCCGCCACCAGCCCCGTCGACGGCAGCCCGATCGCCGGCCCGCCGCGCCTGGACGGGGTCACCGTCCAGCAGGCGGTGCGCGCCTCGCTCGACCAGCACCGCGCCTGGCGGCACGTCCCCCTCGACGAGCGCCGCGCCCGTGTCGCGGCCACCCTCGACGCCCTCACCCAGCACCGCGAACTCCTCGCCCTCCTGCTCGTCTGGGAGATCGGCAAGCCGTGGCGGCTCGCGCAGGCGGACGTCGACCGGGCCATCGACGGAGTGCGCTGGTACGTCGACGGCATCGAGCCGATGGTCGAGGGCCGGGCCCCGCTGGACGGCCCGGTGTCCAACATCGCGAGCTGGAACTACCCGATGAGTGTGCTCGTTCACGCCCTGCTGGTCCAGGCACTGGCAGGCAACGCGGTCATCGCCAAGACCCCGACCGACGGCGGTGTCGCCTGTCTGACCCTGGCCTGTGCGCTCGCCGCCCGCGAGGGGATTCCCGTCACCCTCGTCAGCGGCAGCGGGGGAGAGCTGTCCGAGGCGCTGGTGCGGGCGCCCGAGATCGGCTGCGTCTCCTTCGTCGGCGGTCGCGACACCGGCGCCGCGGTGGCCACCGCCGTCGTCGACCTCGGCAAGCGCCATGTACTCGAACAGGAGGGACTCAACACCTGGGGCATCTGGAACTACACGGACTGGGACGCGCTCACGGCCGTCGTCCCCAAGCTCTTCGACTACGGCAAGCAGCGCTGCACGGCATATCCGCGCTTCGTCGTCCAGCGGGAGCTGTTCGACGAGTTCCTGGCGGCGTACCTCCCGGCCGTGCGCACGCTGCGCGTCGGGCACCCGCTCGCGGTGGAGCACCCCGACGCCCCCTACCCGGCACTGGACTTCGGGCCGGTGATCAACGCGGCCAAGGCGAAGGACCTGCGCGACCAGGTCGCCGAGGCCATCGCCCGCGGTGCCGTCCCCGTGCATCGCGCCAGTGTGGCGGACGCCCGCTTCCTGCCCGGTCAGGACACCTCGGCATACGTCCAGCCGGTCACGCTCCTGAATCCGCCCCCGTCCTCCCCCCTGCACCACGCCGAGCCGTTCGGCCCCGTCGACACGATCGTCCTGGTCGACACCGAGGCGGAGCTGCTGGCCGCGATGAACGCCTCGAACGGCGCGCTGGTGGCCACGCTGTCCACGGACGACCGGGCGACCTTCGACCGGCTCGCGCCGCAGATCCGCGCGTTCAAGGTCGGTCACGGCAAGCCGCGTTCGCGAGGCGACCGGGAGGAGCTGTTCGGCGGGTTCGGCGCGTCCTGGCGCGGTGCCTTCGTCGGCGGTGAGCTGCTGGTGCGCGCGGTCACCCAGGGCCCGGCGGGCGAGCGCCTGCCCGGCAACTTCCCGGAGTACCAGCTGATGCCGTGA
- the frc gene encoding formyl-CoA transferase — MTKALEGIRVLDMTHVQSGPSATQLLAWLGADVVKVEAPGGDITRGQLRDVPDVDSLYFTMLNCNKRSVTLNTKTERGKEILTALIERSDVLVENFAPGAVDRMGFTWERIRQVNPRIVYASIKGFGEGPYTGFKAYEVVAQAMGGSMATTGFQDGPPMATGAQIGDSGTGVHAVAGILAALFQRERTGRGQRVNVAMQHAVLNLCRVKLRDQQRLAHGPLAEYPNDDFTDEVPRSGNASGGGQPGWAVRCAPGGPNDYVYVIVQPVGWPPLTALIGRPELAADPEWATPEARLPKLAKMFQLIEEWTSTLPKWEVLERLNSHNIPCGPILSTREIIEDASLAANEMIVEVDHPDRGTFTTVGNPLKLSDSPVDITTPPLLGQHTEEILIGELGLGHEELPLLKTQGVI, encoded by the coding sequence ATGACGAAGGCTCTTGAGGGGATTCGTGTGCTGGATATGACGCATGTGCAGTCGGGTCCGTCGGCGACGCAGTTGCTGGCGTGGCTGGGGGCGGATGTGGTGAAGGTGGAGGCTCCGGGCGGGGACATCACGCGCGGGCAGTTGCGGGATGTGCCTGATGTGGACTCGCTGTACTTCACGATGCTCAACTGCAACAAGCGCAGTGTCACGCTGAACACCAAGACCGAGCGGGGCAAGGAGATCCTGACCGCGTTGATCGAGCGGTCGGATGTGCTGGTGGAGAACTTCGCGCCGGGTGCGGTGGACCGGATGGGTTTCACCTGGGAGCGGATCAGGCAGGTCAACCCGCGGATCGTGTACGCCTCCATCAAGGGTTTCGGTGAAGGCCCGTACACCGGTTTCAAGGCGTACGAGGTGGTGGCGCAGGCGATGGGCGGGTCGATGGCGACCACCGGGTTCCAGGACGGGCCGCCGATGGCGACCGGCGCGCAGATCGGTGACTCCGGCACCGGCGTCCACGCCGTCGCCGGGATCCTCGCCGCTCTCTTCCAGCGGGAGCGCACCGGGCGCGGCCAGCGGGTGAACGTGGCCATGCAGCACGCGGTGCTCAACCTGTGCCGGGTCAAGCTGCGCGACCAGCAGCGGCTGGCCCACGGCCCGCTGGCGGAATACCCCAACGACGACTTCACCGACGAGGTCCCGCGTTCGGGCAACGCCTCCGGCGGCGGCCAGCCCGGCTGGGCGGTCCGGTGCGCGCCGGGCGGGCCCAACGACTACGTCTACGTCATCGTCCAGCCCGTCGGCTGGCCCCCGCTCACCGCTCTCATCGGCCGGCCCGAACTCGCCGCGGACCCCGAGTGGGCCACCCCCGAAGCCCGGCTGCCCAAACTCGCCAAAATGTTCCAGCTGATCGAGGAATGGACCTCCACCCTGCCCAAATGGGAGGTCCTCGAACGACTCAACAGCCACAACATCCCCTGCGGACCCATCCTGTCCACCCGCGAAATCATCGAAGACGCCTCACTGGCCGCCAACGAGATGATCGTCGAGGTCGACCACCCCGACCGCGGCACCTTCACCACCGTGGGCAACCCGCTGAAACTCTCCGACTCCCCCGTCGACATCACCACCCCGCCCCTCCTCGGCCAGCACACCGAAGAAATCCTCATCGGCGAACTCGGCCTCGGCCACGAAGAGTTGCCGCTCCTGAAGACGCAGGGAGTGATCTGA
- a CDS encoding beta-class carbonic anhydrase, which produces MSTSAPRTAQPARSAPGSGTVIDRLVEANRAYAAGFVDPGMGARPVLRVAVVACMDARIDLHAALGLELGDCHTVRNAGGVVTDDTIRSLTISQRALGTRSVILIHHTGCGLQTLTEDFRHELEMEVGQRPAWAVEAFRDVDQDVRQSMQRVRTSPFLPHTDDVRGFVFDVTTGLLREIDPQS; this is translated from the coding sequence ATGTCGACATCAGCACCCCGTACCGCCCAGCCCGCCCGCAGTGCCCCCGGCTCCGGTACGGTCATCGACCGGCTCGTGGAAGCCAACCGCGCTTATGCCGCCGGATTCGTCGACCCGGGTATGGGAGCCCGGCCGGTCCTGCGGGTGGCCGTCGTGGCCTGTATGGACGCCCGTATCGACCTGCACGCCGCACTGGGCCTGGAACTCGGCGACTGTCACACGGTCCGTAATGCCGGCGGGGTGGTCACCGACGACACGATCCGCTCCCTGACGATCAGTCAGCGGGCGCTCGGCACCCGTAGCGTCATCCTCATCCACCACACCGGCTGCGGCCTGCAGACCCTGACCGAGGACTTCCGGCACGAGCTGGAGATGGAGGTCGGCCAGCGTCCGGCCTGGGCGGTGGAGGCGTTCCGGGACGTCGACCAGGACGTACGGCAGTCGATGCAGCGGGTGCGCACCTCGCCGTTCCTGCCGCACACCGACGACGTACGGGGCTTCGTCTTCGACGTGACCACCGGGCTGCTGCGGGAGATCGACCCGCAGTCCTGA
- a CDS encoding GntR family transcriptional regulator: MPDTPTVAARGPITRPAPLRQAVYDALTELIVNGSLKPGQHLVEAELAAELGVSRQPIREALQRLHTAGWVDLRPSQGAFVHSPTLEECAQLLSVRALLETHSAHGAARHATPRDVARLWELQQTGLAALAADDARAIVEANAALHGHITGLSRNAVLAELIPQVDRRVRWYYMPIATPRGKDAWNEHARIIEAIGEGAPDRAEELMRRHTRNTTDFYCRQIAAVAGRSV, encoded by the coding sequence ATGCCCGACACGCCCACCGTGGCCGCACGCGGACCGATCACACGGCCCGCCCCACTGCGCCAGGCGGTCTACGACGCCCTGACAGAACTGATCGTCAACGGCTCACTGAAACCCGGACAGCATCTCGTCGAGGCCGAACTCGCCGCAGAACTCGGCGTGAGCCGCCAGCCGATCCGCGAAGCGCTGCAACGGCTGCACACCGCGGGCTGGGTCGACCTGCGCCCCTCCCAGGGCGCCTTCGTCCACTCCCCCACCCTGGAGGAGTGTGCCCAGCTCCTGAGCGTCCGGGCCCTCCTCGAAACCCACTCCGCGCACGGCGCCGCCCGGCACGCCACCCCCAGGGACGTCGCCCGGCTGTGGGAACTTCAGCAGACCGGTCTCGCCGCTCTCGCGGCCGACGACGCCCGGGCCATCGTGGAGGCCAACGCCGCCCTGCACGGGCACATCACCGGGCTCTCCCGCAACGCAGTCCTCGCCGAACTCATCCCCCAGGTCGACCGACGCGTGCGCTGGTACTACATGCCCATCGCCACACCGCGCGGCAAGGACGCCTGGAACGAGCACGCCCGAATCATCGAGGCCATCGGCGAAGGCGCCCCCGACCGCGCCGAGGAGCTCATGCGCCGGCACACCCGGAACACCACCGACTTCTACTGCCGGCAGATCGCCGCGGTGGCCGGCCGGAGCGTCTGA
- a CDS encoding acyl-CoA dehydrogenase family protein, producing MSYRTALSEVLTSVIEPSADVTGGEGRFPRASVTALGRAGLLGLTVSAEFGGGGRGLPEAVEVVVRTARVCPATAAVLQSHYTAVAVIESYGNPWVRGEIAAGRHLSSLALAEAAEGAEGYVEGVEPAGGVGGQGLDGQLLVPRSVAARTGDVVALRARKHQVVAAGEADSYVWSSRPLVVPAGMSLWLVPAHAPNLFVPARAGGAGPRGSATSTVFADPVLVPADAMLGGDGGGLDTVLRTVLPWLLELRAAAGAGGLRPPAVDMSHDVARRPVESLASP from the coding sequence GTGTCGTACCGCACCGCTCTCTCAGAAGTCCTGACCAGTGTCATCGAACCCTCCGCCGACGTGACCGGCGGCGAGGGCAGGTTTCCTCGCGCTTCCGTGACGGCCCTCGGTCGCGCAGGACTGCTGGGGCTCACCGTCTCCGCCGAGTTCGGTGGTGGTGGACGGGGGCTGCCGGAAGCCGTGGAGGTGGTGGTCCGGACCGCGCGCGTCTGCCCGGCGACGGCGGCCGTGCTCCAGTCCCACTACACGGCGGTCGCCGTCATCGAGTCGTACGGTAACCCCTGGGTGCGCGGTGAGATCGCTGCCGGGCGACACCTCAGCAGCCTTGCCCTCGCCGAGGCGGCGGAGGGGGCGGAGGGGTACGTCGAGGGGGTGGAGCCAGCGGGCGGCGTCGGCGGACAGGGGCTGGATGGCCAGCTCCTCGTGCCCCGCTCCGTCGCCGCCCGCACCGGTGACGTGGTTGCGCTGCGGGCCCGTAAGCACCAGGTGGTCGCGGCGGGCGAGGCCGACAGTTACGTCTGGTCCTCGAGGCCGCTGGTCGTGCCGGCCGGGATGAGCCTCTGGCTGGTTCCGGCGCACGCCCCGAACCTGTTCGTCCCGGCCCGGGCCGGGGGTGCCGGGCCGCGCGGCAGCGCGACGTCCACGGTGTTCGCCGACCCGGTTCTGGTTCCCGCCGACGCGATGCTCGGCGGGGACGGCGGCGGGCTCGACACCGTGCTGCGCACAGTGCTGCCGTGGCTGCTCGAACTGCGGGCCGCAGCCGGTGCCGGGGGCCTGCGTCCCCCGGCCGTCGACATGTCCCACGACGTCGCTCGCCGCCCCGTCGAGTCGCTCGCCTCGCCCTGA
- a CDS encoding GntR family transcriptional regulator yields MREALTAAASRRVTRPAPLRQAVYDALTELIISGSLKPGQHLVEAELAEHLGVSRQPVREALQRLQTAGWVDLRPAQGAFVHSPTEEEAAQLLGVRAVLETYSAQLAAQNAEPEDVERLWELQQDGVDALAEGDVKRLVAANTALHDFITSVAGNAVLAELIGQVGQKVRWYYTPIAKPRGKEAWNEHGRLITAIAKGDADGAGEIMRRHAERTTDFYRRQLPAGTSQD; encoded by the coding sequence ATGCGCGAGGCACTCACGGCCGCAGCCTCCCGGCGCGTCACCCGCCCGGCACCGCTGCGCCAGGCCGTGTACGACGCCCTGACCGAACTGATCATCAGCGGTTCCCTCAAGCCCGGCCAGCACCTGGTCGAGGCCGAACTCGCCGAACACCTCGGCGTCAGCCGACAGCCGGTCCGCGAGGCCCTGCAACGACTGCAGACCGCGGGCTGGGTCGACCTGCGGCCCGCCCAGGGCGCCTTCGTCCACTCCCCCACCGAGGAGGAGGCCGCCCAACTCCTCGGCGTCCGCGCGGTACTGGAGACCTACTCGGCCCAACTCGCCGCGCAGAACGCCGAGCCCGAGGATGTCGAGCGCCTCTGGGAGCTCCAGCAGGACGGCGTCGACGCGCTCGCCGAGGGCGATGTCAAACGCCTGGTCGCGGCCAACACCGCCCTGCACGACTTCATCACCTCCGTGGCCGGCAACGCCGTACTGGCCGAACTGATCGGCCAGGTGGGCCAGAAGGTGCGCTGGTACTACACGCCCATCGCCAAGCCCCGCGGCAAGGAGGCCTGGAACGAGCACGGCCGGCTCATCACGGCCATCGCCAAGGGCGACGCGGACGGGGCGGGTGAGATCATGCGCAGGCACGCCGAGCGCACGACCGACTTCTACCGCCGGCAGCTCCCCGCCGGGACGAGTCAGGACTGA
- a CDS encoding formate dehydrogenase subunit gamma, with product MTTSGSDVSVESVVRGVVARHRDQRGALLPVLHAVQAELGHVPQEAIPVLAEELNLSRADVHGVVTFYHDFRREPAGRTTVRICRAEACQALGADSLVRHARESGLTLGETTADGSVTVEQVFCLGNCALGPSVEANGRLYGRVGPARLGSILNGTVSS from the coding sequence ATGACGACCAGCGGGAGTGATGTGTCGGTCGAGAGCGTGGTCCGGGGGGTGGTGGCCCGTCACCGGGACCAGCGCGGCGCGCTGCTGCCCGTACTGCACGCCGTCCAGGCCGAGTTGGGCCATGTGCCGCAGGAGGCGATCCCGGTGCTCGCCGAGGAACTCAACCTCTCCCGGGCGGACGTCCACGGGGTGGTGACCTTCTACCACGACTTCCGCCGTGAGCCCGCGGGACGCACCACCGTGCGCATCTGCCGCGCCGAGGCCTGCCAGGCCCTGGGTGCCGACAGCCTGGTGCGCCACGCCCGTGAGTCCGGACTGACCCTGGGGGAGACGACGGCCGACGGCTCGGTCACCGTCGAGCAGGTCTTCTGTCTCGGCAACTGTGCCCTCGGCCCGTCGGTGGAGGCGAACGGCCGGCTGTACGGACGAGTCGGCCCCGCCCGACTGGGCTCGATCCTCAACGGGACGGTCTCCTCATGA
- a CDS encoding formate dehydrogenase beta subunit: MNNSSDSAVTVHVPRDSAARSVGADEVAQALQDAAARGDFAIDVIRNGSRGMLWLEPLVEVVTPQGRVGYGPVAPEDVAGLLAAGMLDGADHPLRLGIVDELPWLARQNRVTFARVGVTDPLSTKDYVEHGGLAGLRAALELAPADVVAEVTASGLRGRGGAGFPAGIKWKTVLDCADELKFVCCNADEGDSGTFADRMVMEGDPFLLIEGMTIAAHAVGASEGYIYIRSEYPDAVATMRRAIGIAREHGWLGKGVLGSSLDFDLHVRVGAGAYICGEETSMLESLEGKRGMVRAKPPIPAIEGLFGKPTVVNNVLTLTTVPMVLAHGAKAYQDLGVGRSRGTQVFQLGGNIARGGIVETAFGITLRELVEEYGGGTHTGRPVRTVQVGGPLGAYLPTSLFDLPMDYEAFAEAGAMLGHGGVVVFDDTVDMAAQARFAMEFCAEESCGKCTPCRVGSVRGVEVIDKIVAGTHRDENLALLEDLCDLMTEGSLCAMGGLTPMPVRSALAHFPDDFLGGRRLLEIHPVRATEGTA; encoded by the coding sequence ATGAACAACTCCTCGGACTCCGCGGTCACGGTCCACGTTCCCCGCGACTCGGCGGCCAGGTCCGTCGGCGCGGACGAGGTCGCCCAGGCGCTCCAAGACGCCGCCGCCCGCGGCGACTTCGCCATCGACGTCATACGCAACGGATCGCGCGGCATGCTCTGGCTGGAGCCGCTCGTCGAGGTCGTGACCCCGCAAGGACGCGTCGGCTACGGCCCGGTGGCCCCCGAGGACGTGGCGGGACTCCTCGCCGCCGGCATGCTCGACGGGGCGGACCATCCGCTGCGGCTCGGCATCGTGGACGAACTGCCGTGGCTCGCCCGCCAGAACCGCGTCACCTTCGCCAGGGTCGGGGTCACCGACCCCCTGTCGACGAAGGACTACGTCGAGCACGGCGGCCTCGCCGGGCTACGGGCCGCGTTGGAGCTGGCCCCCGCCGACGTCGTCGCCGAGGTCACCGCCTCCGGGCTGCGCGGCCGAGGCGGCGCCGGATTCCCGGCCGGCATCAAGTGGAAGACGGTGCTCGACTGCGCCGACGAGCTGAAGTTCGTCTGCTGCAACGCCGACGAGGGAGACAGCGGCACCTTCGCCGACCGCATGGTCATGGAGGGCGACCCGTTCCTGCTCATCGAAGGCATGACCATCGCCGCGCACGCGGTCGGCGCGAGCGAGGGCTACATATACATCCGCTCCGAATACCCCGACGCCGTGGCCACGATGCGCCGGGCGATCGGCATCGCCCGCGAGCACGGCTGGCTCGGCAAGGGCGTCCTCGGCTCCTCGCTCGACTTCGACCTGCACGTCCGCGTCGGCGCCGGCGCGTACATCTGCGGCGAGGAGACCTCCATGCTGGAGAGCCTGGAGGGCAAGCGGGGCATGGTCCGCGCGAAACCACCGATCCCCGCGATCGAGGGCCTGTTCGGCAAACCGACCGTGGTGAACAACGTCCTCACCCTGACCACCGTGCCCATGGTCCTGGCCCACGGCGCGAAGGCCTACCAGGACCTCGGCGTCGGCCGCTCGCGCGGCACCCAGGTCTTCCAGCTCGGCGGCAACATCGCCCGCGGCGGCATCGTGGAGACCGCCTTCGGCATCACCCTGCGCGAACTCGTCGAGGAGTACGGCGGCGGGACCCACACCGGACGCCCGGTGCGCACGGTGCAGGTCGGCGGCCCGCTCGGCGCCTATCTGCCGACGTCCCTGTTCGACCTGCCGATGGACTACGAGGCGTTCGCCGAGGCCGGCGCGATGCTCGGGCACGGCGGCGTCGTCGTCTTCGACGACACCGTCGACATGGCCGCCCAGGCCCGCTTCGCGATGGAGTTCTGTGCCGAGGAGTCCTGCGGCAAGTGCACACCCTGCCGGGTCGGTTCGGTGCGGGGCGTCGAGGTGATCGACAAGATCGTGGCCGGCACGCACCGGGACGAGAACCTGGCCCTGCTGGAAGACCTGTGCGACCTGATGACCGAAGGCTCGTTGTGCGCGATGGGCGGGCTGACCCCGATGCCCGTCCGCAGCGCCCTCGCTCACTTCCCCGACGACTTCCTCGGCGGCCGTCGGCTGCTGGAGATCCACCCCGTACGAGCGACGGAGGGCACGGCATGA